A single Hippocampus zosterae strain Florida chromosome 1, ASM2543408v3, whole genome shotgun sequence DNA region contains:
- the LOC127603835 gene encoding serine/threonine-protein phosphatase 2A 55 kDa regulatory subunit B gamma isoform isoform X2, translated as MGEDTDATLTLNHRGFLPDHNYVTEADIISTVEFNHTGELLATGDKGGRVVIFQREPESKTELFSQGEYNVYSTFQSHEPEFDYLKSLEIEEKINKIRWLPQQNAAHFLLSTNDKTIKLWKVSERDKRPEGYNLKDEEGRIKDISTVTSLQVPVLKPIDLMVEASPRRVFANAHTYHVNSISVNSDHETYMSADDLRINLWHLDITNRSFNIVDIKPANMEDLTEVITAAEFHPHHCNLFVYSSSKGTMRLCDMREAALCDRHSKLFEEPEDPSARSFFSEIISSVSDVKFSHSGRYLLTRDYLTAKVWDLNMESKPLETYQVHDYLRNKLCSLYENDCIFDKFECAWNGSDSMIMTGAYNNFFRMFDRNTKRDVTLEASRESSKPRAVLKPRRVCAAGGKRRKDDISVDSLDFTKKILHTAWHPTENIIAIAATNNLYIFQDKLNSEMHS; from the exons ATGGGCGAAGACACTGACGCCACCCTTACGCTCAACCACCGCGGCTTCCTCCCCGACCACAACTATGTGACTGAAG CCGACATCATCTCCACTGTTGAGTTCAACCACACAGGAGAGCTGCTCGCTACTGGGGACAAGGGAGGCAGAGTGGTCATCTTTCAGCGAGAACCTGAG AGCAAAACCGAGCTGTTCTCCCAGGGAGAGTACAACGTCTACAGCACTTTCCAGAGCCATGAGCCAGAATTTGACTACCTAAAGAGTCTGGAGATCGAggagaaaatcaataaaatCCGATGGCTGCCTCAGCAGAACGCGGCGCACTTCCTCCTCTCCACCAATG ATAAAACCATTAAGCTGTGGAAGGTGAGTGAACGAGACAAACGGCCGGAGGGATACAACCTGAAAGATGAGGAGGGTCGGATCAAGGACATTTCCACTGTAACCTCCCTACAG GTGCCTGTTTTGAAGCCCATTGACTTAATGGTGGAGGCgagcccgcggcgggtgtttgCCAACGCCCACACCTATCACGTCAACTCCATCTCGGTCAACTCGGACCACGAGACCTACATGTCCGCCGATGACCTGAGGATAAACCTCTGGCATCTGGACATCACCAACCGCAGCTTCA acatTGTGGATATTAAGCCAGCCAACATGGAGGATCTGACAGAGGTGATCACAGCGGCAGAGTTTCACCCCCACCACTGTAACCTGTTTGTGTACAGCAGCAGCAAAGGCACCATGCGCCTCTGTGACATGAGGGAGGCGGCGCTGTGCGACCGACACTCCAAAT TGTTTGAGGAGCCGGAGGACCCCAGCGCTCGCTCCTTCTTCTCCGAAATCATCTCCTCTGTGTCTGACGTCAAGTTTAGCCACAGCGGGCGCTACCTGCTCACCAGAGACTACCTGACTGCCAAAGTATGGGACCTTAACATGGAGAGCAAGCCGCTGGAGACCTACCAG GTTCACGATTACCTCCGCAACAAGTTGTGCTCCCTTTATGAAAACGACTGCATCTTCGACAAGTTCGAGTGCGCCTGGAACGGCTCAGACAG CATGATCATGACAGGAGCCTACAACAACTTCTTTCGCATGTTTGACCGCAACACCAAGCGTGATGTGACCTTAGAAGCGTCCCGGGAGAGCAGCAAACCCCGAGCCGTGCTCAAGCCGCGCAGGGTTTGTGCCGCCGGGGGCAAGCGGCGCAAGGACGACATCAGCGTGGACAGCCTGGACTTCACCAAGAAGATCCTGCACACGGCGTGGCACCCAACGGAGAATATCATCGCCATCGCTGCCACCAACAACTTGTACATTTTCCAGGACAAACTCAACTCGGAGATGCATTCGTAA
- the LOC127603835 gene encoding serine/threonine-protein phosphatase 2A 55 kDa regulatory subunit B beta isoform isoform X1, producing MLSPIQVLCSDITTLSLEPEPFASYTEADIISTVEFNHTGELLATGDKGGRVVIFQREPESKTELFSQGEYNVYSTFQSHEPEFDYLKSLEIEEKINKIRWLPQQNAAHFLLSTNDKTIKLWKVSERDKRPEGYNLKDEEGRIKDISTVTSLQVPVLKPIDLMVEASPRRVFANAHTYHVNSISVNSDHETYMSADDLRINLWHLDITNRSFNIVDIKPANMEDLTEVITAAEFHPHHCNLFVYSSSKGTMRLCDMREAALCDRHSKLFEEPEDPSARSFFSEIISSVSDVKFSHSGRYLLTRDYLTAKVWDLNMESKPLETYQVHDYLRNKLCSLYENDCIFDKFECAWNGSDSMIMTGAYNNFFRMFDRNTKRDVTLEASRESSKPRAVLKPRRVCAAGGKRRKDDISVDSLDFTKKILHTAWHPTENIIAIAATNNLYIFQDKLNSEMHS from the exons ATGTTGAGCCCAATCCAGGTGCTGTGCTCCGACATCACTACCCTTTCTCTGGAGCCTGAGCCGTTTGCCTCTTACACTGAAG CCGACATCATCTCCACTGTTGAGTTCAACCACACAGGAGAGCTGCTCGCTACTGGGGACAAGGGAGGCAGAGTGGTCATCTTTCAGCGAGAACCTGAG AGCAAAACCGAGCTGTTCTCCCAGGGAGAGTACAACGTCTACAGCACTTTCCAGAGCCATGAGCCAGAATTTGACTACCTAAAGAGTCTGGAGATCGAggagaaaatcaataaaatCCGATGGCTGCCTCAGCAGAACGCGGCGCACTTCCTCCTCTCCACCAATG ATAAAACCATTAAGCTGTGGAAGGTGAGTGAACGAGACAAACGGCCGGAGGGATACAACCTGAAAGATGAGGAGGGTCGGATCAAGGACATTTCCACTGTAACCTCCCTACAG GTGCCTGTTTTGAAGCCCATTGACTTAATGGTGGAGGCgagcccgcggcgggtgtttgCCAACGCCCACACCTATCACGTCAACTCCATCTCGGTCAACTCGGACCACGAGACCTACATGTCCGCCGATGACCTGAGGATAAACCTCTGGCATCTGGACATCACCAACCGCAGCTTCA acatTGTGGATATTAAGCCAGCCAACATGGAGGATCTGACAGAGGTGATCACAGCGGCAGAGTTTCACCCCCACCACTGTAACCTGTTTGTGTACAGCAGCAGCAAAGGCACCATGCGCCTCTGTGACATGAGGGAGGCGGCGCTGTGCGACCGACACTCCAAAT TGTTTGAGGAGCCGGAGGACCCCAGCGCTCGCTCCTTCTTCTCCGAAATCATCTCCTCTGTGTCTGACGTCAAGTTTAGCCACAGCGGGCGCTACCTGCTCACCAGAGACTACCTGACTGCCAAAGTATGGGACCTTAACATGGAGAGCAAGCCGCTGGAGACCTACCAG GTTCACGATTACCTCCGCAACAAGTTGTGCTCCCTTTATGAAAACGACTGCATCTTCGACAAGTTCGAGTGCGCCTGGAACGGCTCAGACAG CATGATCATGACAGGAGCCTACAACAACTTCTTTCGCATGTTTGACCGCAACACCAAGCGTGATGTGACCTTAGAAGCGTCCCGGGAGAGCAGCAAACCCCGAGCCGTGCTCAAGCCGCGCAGGGTTTGTGCCGCCGGGGGCAAGCGGCGCAAGGACGACATCAGCGTGGACAGCCTGGACTTCACCAAGAAGATCCTGCACACGGCGTGGCACCCAACGGAGAATATCATCGCCATCGCTGCCACCAACAACTTGTACATTTTCCAGGACAAACTCAACTCGGAGATGCATTCGTAA